The following proteins are encoded in a genomic region of Agromyces sp. CF514:
- a CDS encoding malate dehydrogenase yields the protein MSVKPVTITITGAGGQIGYALLFRIASGAMLGADTPVRLHLLEIPQGVRAAEGAALELQDAAFPLLHGVEVFDQPTPAFDGAQVAMLVGARPRTAGMERGDLLAANGGIFGPQGAAINAGAADDIRVVVVGNPANTNALIAASHAPDVPVDRFTALTRLDHNRALGQLAATLGAQVGSLRNVTIWGNHSATQFPDVSHATIDGEPVPHLLAARLGGVDTAKEWLVDTFIPRVAKRGAEIIEVRGSSSVASAASAAIDHVRDWVHGTDGGWTSAAVVSDGSYGVPEGLVSSFPVESVDGSWRIVQGLEPDAFAERRIAASVAELVEEREAVRALGLI from the coding sequence ATGAGCGTGAAACCGGTCACCATCACCATCACGGGGGCGGGTGGCCAGATCGGCTACGCCCTCCTGTTCCGCATCGCCTCGGGCGCCATGCTCGGCGCCGACACCCCCGTGCGGCTGCACCTGCTCGAGATCCCGCAGGGCGTGCGCGCCGCCGAGGGCGCGGCGCTCGAGTTGCAGGATGCCGCGTTCCCCCTGCTGCACGGCGTCGAGGTCTTCGACCAGCCGACGCCCGCGTTCGACGGCGCACAGGTGGCGATGCTCGTCGGAGCCCGCCCGCGCACCGCCGGCATGGAGCGCGGCGACCTGCTCGCCGCGAACGGCGGCATCTTCGGTCCGCAGGGCGCGGCCATCAACGCGGGCGCGGCCGACGACATCCGCGTGGTCGTGGTCGGCAATCCGGCCAACACGAACGCGCTCATCGCGGCCTCGCATGCTCCGGATGTCCCGGTCGACCGGTTCACGGCGCTCACCCGCCTCGACCACAACCGTGCGTTGGGCCAGCTCGCCGCGACCCTCGGCGCCCAGGTCGGGTCGCTCCGCAACGTCACGATCTGGGGCAATCACTCGGCGACGCAGTTCCCGGATGTCTCGCACGCGACGATCGACGGCGAGCCCGTGCCGCACCTGCTCGCCGCTCGCCTCGGCGGGGTGGACACGGCCAAGGAGTGGCTGGTCGACACCTTCATCCCCCGGGTCGCCAAGCGCGGCGCCGAGATCATCGAGGTGCGCGGATCCTCGTCGGTCGCCTCCGCGGCGAGCGCGGCCATCGACCACGTGCGCGACTGGGTGCACGGCACCGACGGCGGGTGGACGAGCGCGGCCGTCGTCTCCGACGGCTCCTACGGCGTTCCCGAGGGGCTCGTGTCGTCGTTCCCGGTCGAGTCGGTCGACGGCTCATGGCGCATCGTGCAGGGGCTCGAACCCGACGCCTTCGCGGAACGCCGCATCGCGGCATCCGTCGCCGAACTCGTCGAGGAGCGCGAGGCGGTGCGGGCGCTCGGCCTCATCTGA
- a CDS encoding CDP-glycerol glycerophosphotransferase family protein produces the protein MNARLSKIARRLQRMIVRGVMAVTPKRPHLVINGFPVDEGNAVEMLRASAERYPGTVYWLVPDVEEAYGVLEASGADPERRVEVVPHRSLTGLWRFATAEVSMFTHGLFGNPGRVPRKTMVNLWHGGGFKGNIMSDERGRPTISSDYLVASTQKYGAARARECRLPAGGLLVTGNPRIDQFARSESAALDRLGIDRARPFVLWMPTFRRNKGRGLTAGWSDVADGPTVDVNAVMAGCVELLAREYGLAVVVKPHPQDGESRSIPGAVVVTNERLREAGVQLYELIGEASGLLTDYSSVWIDYLALDRPIAFVVPDEAGYAAGRGFDPPDALDWLPGPKITDETAVRAFAEDVLAGGRASADRRREVAREIGHVGGPGVAHRILDELQARGVFARPIRPRASTGVVGGS, from the coding sequence ATGAACGCCCGACTGTCCAAGATCGCGCGACGTCTGCAGCGGATGATCGTCCGCGGCGTCATGGCGGTCACCCCGAAGCGCCCGCACCTCGTCATCAACGGGTTCCCCGTCGACGAGGGCAACGCGGTCGAGATGCTCCGCGCGAGCGCCGAGCGTTACCCGGGAACGGTCTACTGGCTGGTGCCCGACGTCGAGGAGGCGTATGGCGTGCTCGAGGCGTCCGGCGCCGACCCCGAGCGCCGCGTCGAGGTGGTGCCGCATCGTTCGCTCACCGGCCTCTGGCGCTTCGCCACGGCGGAGGTGTCGATGTTCACGCACGGCCTCTTCGGCAACCCCGGCAGGGTTCCCCGCAAGACCATGGTCAACCTCTGGCACGGCGGCGGGTTCAAGGGCAACATCATGAGCGACGAGCGCGGTCGACCCACGATCTCCTCGGACTACCTCGTGGCCAGCACGCAGAAGTACGGAGCCGCGCGGGCGCGCGAGTGCCGCCTGCCGGCCGGCGGGCTCCTCGTGACCGGCAACCCTCGGATCGATCAGTTCGCCCGATCGGAGTCCGCCGCCCTCGACCGGCTCGGCATCGACCGCGCGCGTCCGTTCGTGCTCTGGATGCCGACCTTCCGGCGGAACAAGGGCCGCGGGCTCACCGCCGGGTGGTCGGACGTCGCCGACGGCCCCACCGTCGACGTCAATGCCGTCATGGCCGGATGCGTCGAGCTCCTGGCCCGGGAGTACGGGCTCGCGGTCGTCGTCAAGCCGCATCCCCAAGACGGCGAGAGCCGCTCGATCCCGGGTGCGGTCGTCGTCACCAACGAGCGGCTCCGCGAGGCCGGCGTGCAACTGTACGAGCTCATCGGCGAGGCATCCGGGCTCCTGACCGACTACTCGAGCGTCTGGATCGACTATCTCGCGCTCGATCGCCCGATCGCATTCGTCGTCCCCGACGAAGCCGGATATGCGGCCGGGCGCGGATTCGATCCACCCGACGCGCTCGACTGGCTTCCCGGACCCAAGATCACCGACGAGACGGCCGTCCGGGCGTTCGCCGAAGACGTGCTGGCCGGCGGCCGCGCCTCAGCAGACCGCCGCCGCGAGGTCGCCCGCGAGATCGGGCACGTCGGCGGACCCGGCGTCGCGCACCGCATCCTCGATGAGCTGCAGGCCCGAGGCGTCTTCGCCCGCCCGATCCGGCCGAGGGCGTCGACCGGGGTCGTCGGCGGGAGCTGA
- a CDS encoding O-antigen ligase family protein — translation MRVRAPVSGRQAAFFAVWVLLVFSVVSWRPGVLFTGGVDPVVISKALVGLAAFIGAVVLAKASRRHGRVGARSLLLLFLLVGASSVGAVAAGDATPSLVLTARIILVATTVVILVSSGPPMLVLSTLLFALGAVGLLAALTGIPEFIADGRLGGGIPDMAPNEVAGLAGPAAVALAVDVGRRGLRAGNTIGFVTFAAIVFATGSRTTLLVVGIAVVLALLLASPLPRSTSIGLLALMPLVYVIATFTDFIEQVAIRGQSASELASLSSRTIAWTAVLNVPFDTWAKWIGDGLAQKTVAVNQRWWDSQVLDSSWVSVLAQAGIIGTLLLGAWVLSTSVDAIRSDRMLRTLTIPLLVLVIARSFLENGLIESSAIFALFLTISLVLEPGTMYPRPPRPPRYQLLRALEQRDAPAPVPASAATTR, via the coding sequence ATGCGCGTCCGCGCACCGGTGAGCGGGAGGCAGGCGGCGTTCTTCGCGGTCTGGGTGCTCCTCGTCTTCAGCGTCGTCTCCTGGCGGCCTGGAGTGCTCTTCACCGGAGGCGTCGACCCGGTGGTGATCTCCAAGGCCCTCGTCGGGCTCGCCGCCTTCATCGGAGCGGTCGTCCTCGCCAAGGCCTCACGTCGGCACGGTCGGGTCGGCGCGCGTTCCCTCCTGCTCCTGTTCCTCCTGGTCGGCGCGTCGAGCGTCGGCGCCGTGGCCGCCGGAGACGCGACGCCGTCGCTCGTGCTGACGGCGCGGATCATCCTGGTGGCCACGACAGTGGTGATCCTGGTGTCGTCGGGCCCGCCGATGCTGGTGCTCTCGACCCTCCTCTTCGCGCTCGGCGCGGTCGGCCTGCTCGCGGCGCTCACCGGCATCCCCGAGTTCATCGCCGACGGCCGCCTGGGCGGAGGCATCCCCGACATGGCGCCGAACGAGGTGGCCGGGCTCGCCGGCCCTGCAGCGGTCGCGCTCGCCGTCGACGTGGGCCGGCGCGGGCTCAGGGCCGGCAACACGATCGGCTTCGTGACGTTCGCGGCCATCGTGTTCGCCACCGGATCGCGCACCACCCTGCTCGTGGTCGGGATCGCGGTGGTCCTCGCGCTCCTGCTCGCGTCGCCGCTCCCGCGCTCGACCTCGATCGGGCTCCTGGCGCTGATGCCGCTGGTGTACGTCATCGCGACCTTCACCGATTTCATCGAGCAGGTCGCGATCCGCGGACAGAGCGCATCCGAGCTCGCGAGCCTGAGTTCGAGGACGATCGCGTGGACGGCCGTCCTGAACGTGCCGTTCGACACGTGGGCGAAATGGATCGGAGACGGACTCGCCCAGAAGACCGTCGCCGTGAACCAGCGTTGGTGGGACTCCCAGGTGCTCGACAGCAGTTGGGTCTCGGTGCTTGCGCAGGCCGGCATCATCGGCACGCTGCTGCTCGGCGCCTGGGTGCTGTCGACGTCGGTCGATGCCATCCGCTCCGACCGGATGCTGCGGACCCTCACCATCCCGCTCCTGGTGCTCGTGATCGCCCGGAGCTTCCTCGAGAACGGGCTGATCGAGTCCAGCGCGATCTTCGCCCTCTTCCTGACGATCTCGCTCGTCCTGGAGCCCGGCACGATGTACCCGCGACCTCCGCGTCCACCGAGGTACCAGTTGCTCCGGGCGCTCGAGCAGCGGGATGCGCCTGCCCCGGTACCGGCGAGCGCGGCCACGACGCGCTGA
- a CDS encoding Wzz/FepE/Etk N-terminal domain-containing protein yields the protein MAAPGYLQVFQQRWVVIATSVIGCLLLAAVVSVVLPSTYTAKATLFLSVKSPTASLAELSQFSLARVGSYPDLVYSDDVLTDAIEILGTDATKGQVASQVSAANPNGTVLVEVTAEARTATAAADLANAVAAGLSTEVADIENSPGSTYTVDLDLRIPADPPASPSAPQRVVILGLGLVGGLAIGAALALLLAQLDTRLRTGQDVRRVAGLPVFGRLRRPRRVGGAPVIDPEGDGYVEAVLNLRQANGGVVPTLLLLATPSPGSAPDHVRVGLAQAYAEAGREVVLLETAAEPGSAVAGISDLAERPGLGDLLASGRTDLTNLLRPVHVEGPGEVWAIPSGIDAPSELVAEAHFPPLAFAIADRTDLAIIQMTSQSRPLTLHAVVPVADVVVIVARHGKTTEADLARMVTDLRLEGVPPIGVVFADVPRRHHADLAADWHADDFASGPRRVPMRPEAEPPQAIRPEPSNPQPPRDTQAPQDRARV from the coding sequence ATGGCGGCTCCGGGCTATCTCCAGGTGTTCCAGCAGCGCTGGGTCGTCATCGCGACCTCGGTGATCGGATGCCTCCTGCTCGCCGCGGTCGTCTCGGTCGTCCTCCCGTCGACGTACACGGCGAAGGCGACGCTGTTCCTGAGCGTGAAGTCCCCGACCGCCTCGCTCGCCGAGCTCTCGCAGTTCAGCCTCGCCCGCGTCGGCTCGTATCCCGATCTCGTCTACAGCGACGACGTGCTCACCGACGCGATCGAGATCCTCGGCACCGACGCCACCAAGGGCCAGGTGGCTTCGCAGGTGTCGGCGGCCAATCCGAACGGCACCGTGCTGGTCGAGGTCACGGCAGAGGCTCGCACCGCGACGGCGGCGGCCGATCTCGCCAATGCGGTCGCGGCGGGCCTGTCCACCGAGGTGGCCGACATCGAGAATTCGCCGGGTTCCACCTACACGGTCGATCTGGACCTGCGGATCCCCGCCGACCCGCCGGCGTCGCCGAGCGCACCGCAGCGCGTCGTCATCCTCGGACTCGGTCTCGTCGGCGGCCTCGCGATCGGTGCAGCGCTGGCCCTGCTCCTCGCCCAGCTCGACACCCGACTGCGAACCGGGCAGGACGTGCGTCGCGTCGCCGGCCTCCCCGTCTTCGGACGCCTCCGTCGACCGCGTCGGGTCGGCGGCGCTCCCGTGATCGACCCAGAGGGCGACGGCTACGTCGAAGCCGTGCTGAACCTGCGTCAGGCGAACGGCGGCGTCGTGCCGACGCTCCTGCTGCTCGCCACGCCCTCCCCCGGGTCCGCACCCGATCACGTCCGCGTCGGGCTCGCACAGGCGTACGCGGAGGCAGGCCGTGAGGTCGTCCTCCTCGAGACCGCTGCGGAGCCCGGTTCGGCCGTAGCGGGCATCTCCGATCTCGCCGAACGACCCGGCTTGGGCGATCTCCTCGCATCGGGCCGCACCGACCTGACCAACCTCCTCCGTCCGGTGCACGTCGAGGGGCCGGGCGAGGTGTGGGCGATCCCGAGCGGCATCGACGCGCCGTCTGAATTGGTCGCCGAAGCGCACTTCCCGCCGCTCGCGTTCGCGATCGCCGACCGCACCGATCTCGCGATCATCCAGATGACTTCGCAGAGCCGTCCGCTCACGCTGCACGCGGTCGTGCCCGTGGCCGACGTGGTCGTCATCGTGGCCCGCCACGGCAAGACGACCGAAGCGGACCTCGCCCGGATGGTCACCGACCTCCGACTCGAGGGGGTTCCCCCGATCGGCGTCGTCTTCGCAGACGTGCCCCGTCGCCACCACGCGGATCTCGCCGCGGACTGGCACGCGGACGACTTCGCGAGCGGTCCGCGCCGGGTGCCGATGCGTCCCGAGGCCGAGCCGCCGCAGGCGATCCGGCCCGAACCGTCGAACCCGCAGCCGCCCCGCGACACGCAGGCCCCCCAGGACCGGGCACGGGTCTGA
- a CDS encoding right-handed parallel beta-helix repeat-containing protein: MVPADEEPPGSRRRRTRGWVLGIAGPVGLLVVGAVVVATVVALAPPDAGPLQTIPAEAEAGAPAQPHDLGPQAGAVEPGGTDYPIPRDAVYVDADARSSGVGTVRHPFRTIQMAVDAASEDDTIVIRAGEYHESVVVADTDGLTLQAYPHEAVWLDGSVVVEGWVREGSRWRHDGWTVALDASPTYERGAPDNDEERWAFIDDRYPMAAHPDQVWVGGERLRQVARPSDVGAGSFAVDPQTQSLVIGTDPTDHEVRASVLTRAMQLQSEGVTVRGLGVRRYATSVPDMGAVTIERDGALLEQVVVRDVATGGIFVGAADATLRSVSAERNGMIGVAANFADDLLVDRLLSRDNNTEHFNRAPVAGGMKLTRSRGVTITSSAFADNLGTGLWFDQSCLGIRVTASRLDRNTGHGLFLELSGQAVVDDNVITQNDRYGIKVNDTSEVVLRGNVLNANASGIAVLQDERRPDAADARGLDLRMPQPDPDLPWVVSDVVVVENTLAGGGSDELLTVEDYTGTRDAESLGTVADGNLYVRDDEQVPETLARWQVAPGRVASFAALAELREETGQEVHGVEVAAGKTIGAPPTGLGSFSWPDWARRMWPDLPR; this comes from the coding sequence ATGGTCCCGGCCGATGAGGAGCCGCCCGGGAGCCGTCGTCGACGCACCCGCGGGTGGGTCCTCGGCATCGCCGGCCCGGTCGGGCTGCTCGTGGTCGGCGCCGTCGTGGTCGCGACCGTGGTCGCCCTCGCCCCTCCCGACGCCGGGCCGCTGCAGACGATCCCCGCGGAGGCGGAGGCCGGGGCGCCCGCGCAACCGCACGACCTCGGACCGCAGGCCGGGGCGGTCGAACCCGGGGGGACCGACTATCCGATCCCCCGTGACGCGGTCTATGTGGACGCGGATGCGCGGAGCTCGGGCGTCGGCACCGTTCGCCACCCGTTCCGCACCATCCAGATGGCGGTCGACGCGGCATCCGAGGACGACACGATCGTGATCCGTGCCGGCGAGTACCACGAGTCGGTCGTGGTGGCCGACACCGACGGGCTCACGCTGCAGGCCTACCCCCACGAGGCCGTCTGGCTCGACGGCAGCGTGGTCGTCGAAGGCTGGGTCCGTGAAGGTTCCCGGTGGCGCCACGACGGCTGGACGGTCGCGCTCGACGCGAGCCCGACGTACGAACGGGGCGCGCCGGACAACGACGAGGAGCGGTGGGCCTTCATCGACGATCGGTATCCGATGGCGGCGCATCCGGACCAGGTCTGGGTCGGCGGAGAGCGTCTCCGGCAGGTCGCTCGGCCGAGTGACGTCGGGGCCGGCAGTTTCGCCGTCGACCCTCAGACGCAGTCGCTCGTCATCGGGACGGATCCGACGGATCACGAGGTGCGTGCGAGCGTGCTCACTCGTGCGATGCAGCTGCAGAGCGAGGGGGTGACCGTCCGGGGGCTCGGCGTTCGCCGGTATGCGACCTCCGTGCCCGACATGGGAGCCGTCACCATCGAACGTGACGGGGCGCTGCTCGAACAGGTCGTGGTCCGCGACGTGGCGACCGGGGGGATCTTCGTCGGCGCGGCCGACGCGACCTTGCGGTCGGTTTCGGCCGAACGGAACGGCATGATCGGCGTGGCCGCCAACTTCGCGGACGACCTGCTGGTCGATCGGCTCCTGTCGCGCGACAACAACACCGAGCACTTCAACCGGGCACCGGTCGCCGGCGGCATGAAGCTCACCCGCTCGCGTGGGGTGACCATCACCTCGTCGGCGTTCGCCGACAACCTCGGCACCGGCCTCTGGTTCGACCAGTCATGCCTCGGGATCCGGGTGACTGCGAGCAGGCTCGACCGCAACACCGGGCACGGGCTCTTCCTCGAACTCTCGGGACAGGCGGTGGTCGACGACAACGTCATCACGCAGAACGACCGGTACGGCATCAAGGTCAACGACACCAGCGAGGTCGTGCTGCGGGGCAACGTGCTCAACGCGAACGCCTCCGGCATCGCCGTCCTGCAGGACGAACGCCGACCGGATGCCGCGGACGCGCGCGGTCTCGACCTCCGGATGCCACAGCCCGACCCCGACCTGCCATGGGTCGTCTCGGACGTCGTCGTCGTCGAGAACACGTTGGCGGGCGGCGGCAGCGACGAGCTGCTCACGGTGGAGGACTACACGGGCACCCGCGACGCCGAGTCGCTCGGAACGGTCGCGGACGGGAACCTCTACGTTCGCGACGACGAACAGGTTCCCGAGACGCTGGCGCGCTGGCAGGTCGCTCCGGGCCGGGTGGCGTCGTTCGCCGCACTCGCGGAACTGCGGGAGGAGACCGGCCAGGAGGTGCACGGCGTCGAGGTCGCAGCCGGGAAGACGATCGGCGCTCCGCCCACGGGCCTCGGGAGCTTCAGCTGGCCGGACTGGGCGCGTCGGATGTGGCCTGACCTGCCGCGATAG
- a CDS encoding LamG-like jellyroll fold domain-containing protein has protein sequence MATIAGPAAADTAPGNPATSTTVSTDPLPAPQINGVVWDQEIVGNTVYVAGNFTKARPAGAAAGTSEVNRSYLLAFDVTTGNLLPWAPTVNAQVRTIAASPDGTRLYAGGDFTQVNGATRNRIVAFDTASGNVATAFGVSANNRVYALDATNSTVYFSGHFNSVSGNSRPGFAAAANASNGAILPWAPALAGGRAYDLVVAPDATKVIIGGDFTTANGSDNPGYGLAAFDTGAGATILPWGANGQVRNGGLDAAIYSLDSDADSFYGTGYVFGSGGNLEGTFRGDWATGNVQWVADCHGDTYSVAATAGSVYTAGHAHYCGNMGGYPQTDPWTFYRGIAYSKAATGTNRPDPYGYPSWSGTPAPELLNFFPSINAGTFTGQGQGPWDVAADSRYVVYGGEFTTVNNKAFQGIVRFATRSIAPNLDGPRLTGDNFVPTLASPARGVVTASWPANYDRDNERLTYQVIRDGRTATPVYVTEQDSRFYDRPTMTFVDTGLTPGQTYTYRLRAIDPLGNSGWGSTLSVTAATTGTLSDYAATVMDDEPTYYWRLGDTAAATSTRDSVGRSNASKGSGVTFGTSGAVIGDADTAANFDGTDSGRAISQERVWRDDTFAVEAWFKTTSTSGGKIVGFGSEASGDSGSYDRHIYMTPQGKVTFGVYPGGMQTLQTSKSFNDGEWHHVVGSLGTDGMKLYVDGRRAGSNPDVTWAQPYWGYWRIGGDNTWDGDKNFRGAVDEVAVYPAPLTEAQVVEHYTESGREPAALPTPPADAYGAAVFSKDPVVYYRLGDAVGSAVAKDSSAAAADGSYVGGYTTGAAGALVDVANTAAGFTSGFVTTPTPVSGPTTYSTEAWFKTTTTHGGKITGFGNNRDGLSSNYDRHVYMQDDGRLVFGTWTGFTNTITTAQPYNDGNWHQVVATQSSAGMKLYVDGVLAGTNPQTQAQGYDGYWKAGGDVTWGSSSPWFDGLIDEFAVYGSALDAATVQSHYTLGVQEVPEIPNATPTASFTSAIDHLDVDFDASASADSDGTIAGYAWNFGDGATGSGVTASHSYTAAGDFTVSLTVTDDDGATATKSAVVTVTAPPVVPAAIATDDFERTVGAGWGNATTGGAWQSTANANYTVSGGKGLFLHGATGSTRRALLGGVSVTSSVTHVAVTVDKDVSAGQIVAGVVGRQVGSDFYQGRIRLQPGGSVGLQLVRGSSVILTNTTLGGVSFAAGDTFLVKVAVTGTNPTTISGKIWKAGTTEPAAWQSTTTDATAGLQAAGSIGLESYISASATNIPISVRYDDFVSRASE, from the coding sequence GTGGCGACCATCGCCGGTCCCGCCGCGGCGGACACCGCGCCGGGGAACCCGGCCACGTCGACGACGGTGTCGACCGATCCCCTGCCCGCCCCGCAGATCAACGGCGTCGTGTGGGACCAGGAGATCGTCGGCAACACCGTGTACGTCGCCGGCAACTTCACGAAGGCCAGGCCGGCCGGTGCCGCCGCGGGAACGAGCGAGGTGAACCGCAGCTACCTGCTCGCCTTCGACGTCACCACCGGCAACCTGCTCCCGTGGGCGCCGACCGTGAACGCGCAGGTCCGCACCATCGCGGCCTCTCCCGACGGCACCCGCCTCTACGCGGGCGGTGACTTCACCCAGGTGAACGGCGCGACCCGCAACCGCATCGTCGCCTTCGACACGGCCAGCGGCAACGTCGCCACGGCCTTCGGGGTCAGCGCGAACAACCGGGTCTACGCCCTCGACGCGACGAACTCGACGGTGTACTTCAGCGGGCACTTCAACTCGGTGAGCGGCAACTCGCGCCCGGGCTTCGCCGCAGCGGCGAACGCCTCGAACGGCGCCATCCTGCCGTGGGCGCCCGCACTCGCTGGCGGTCGCGCATACGACCTGGTGGTCGCGCCCGACGCCACGAAGGTCATCATCGGCGGCGACTTCACGACGGCCAACGGCTCCGACAACCCGGGCTACGGCCTCGCGGCGTTCGACACCGGGGCCGGAGCGACGATCCTGCCGTGGGGCGCGAACGGACAGGTGCGCAACGGCGGCCTCGACGCGGCCATCTACAGCCTCGACTCCGACGCCGACAGCTTCTACGGCACCGGTTACGTGTTCGGCTCGGGCGGCAACCTCGAGGGCACGTTCCGCGGCGACTGGGCCACCGGCAACGTGCAGTGGGTCGCGGACTGCCACGGCGACACCTACTCGGTCGCGGCGACCGCGGGCAGCGTCTACACCGCGGGTCACGCGCACTACTGCGGCAACATGGGCGGATACCCCCAGACCGACCCGTGGACCTTCTACCGCGGCATCGCCTACAGCAAGGCGGCGACGGGCACCAACCGGCCCGACCCCTACGGGTACCCGTCGTGGTCCGGCACTCCGGCGCCCGAACTGCTCAACTTCTTCCCCTCGATCAACGCCGGCACGTTCACCGGTCAGGGTCAGGGACCGTGGGATGTCGCGGCCGACAGCCGCTACGTCGTCTACGGCGGCGAGTTCACCACGGTGAACAACAAGGCGTTCCAGGGCATCGTGCGGTTCGCGACGCGATCGATCGCCCCGAACCTCGACGGCCCGCGCCTGACGGGTGACAACTTCGTTCCGACGCTGGCGTCGCCGGCACGCGGCGTCGTCACGGCGAGCTGGCCCGCGAACTACGACCGCGACAACGAGCGGCTCACGTACCAGGTGATCCGCGACGGCCGCACGGCCACTCCGGTCTACGTCACCGAGCAGGACTCGCGGTTCTACGACCGGCCGACGATGACGTTCGTCGACACGGGGCTCACGCCCGGGCAGACCTACACCTACCGGCTCCGCGCGATCGACCCGCTCGGCAACAGCGGATGGGGCTCGACGCTCTCGGTCACCGCGGCCACGACCGGAACGCTCAGCGACTACGCCGCGACCGTCATGGACGACGAGCCGACGTACTACTGGCGGCTCGGCGACACCGCAGCGGCGACGAGCACGCGTGACAGCGTGGGCCGCTCGAACGCCTCGAAGGGCTCGGGTGTGACCTTCGGCACGTCCGGGGCCGTTATCGGCGACGCCGACACCGCGGCGAACTTCGACGGCACCGACTCCGGGCGCGCGATCTCGCAGGAGCGGGTCTGGCGGGACGACACGTTCGCCGTCGAGGCCTGGTTCAAGACCACGTCGACGTCGGGCGGGAAGATCGTCGGATTCGGTTCGGAGGCCTCCGGCGACTCCGGCTCCTACGACCGCCACATCTACATGACGCCGCAGGGCAAGGTGACGTTCGGCGTGTACCCGGGCGGCATGCAGACGCTCCAGACGTCGAAGAGCTTCAACGACGGCGAGTGGCACCACGTCGTCGGCAGCCTCGGAACGGACGGCATGAAGCTCTACGTCGACGGCCGCCGGGCCGGCTCCAACCCCGACGTCACGTGGGCGCAGCCGTACTGGGGCTACTGGCGCATCGGCGGTGACAACACCTGGGACGGCGACAAGAACTTCCGAGGTGCCGTCGACGAGGTCGCCGTCTACCCGGCCCCGCTGACCGAGGCGCAGGTCGTCGAGCACTACACCGAGTCCGGTCGCGAACCCGCGGCGCTCCCGACCCCGCCGGCCGACGCGTACGGTGCGGCCGTGTTCTCGAAGGACCCCGTGGTGTACTACCGACTCGGCGACGCGGTCGGCAGCGCGGTGGCGAAGGACTCGAGCGCGGCAGCCGCCGACGGCAGCTACGTCGGCGGGTACACGACCGGGGCAGCCGGCGCACTGGTCGACGTCGCGAACACCGCGGCAGGGTTCACCTCGGGCTTCGTCACGACGCCGACGCCGGTCTCGGGCCCGACCACCTATTCGACGGAGGCGTGGTTCAAGACGACGACCACGCACGGCGGGAAGATCACCGGGTTCGGCAACAACCGCGACGGCCTCTCGAGCAACTACGACCGCCACGTCTACATGCAGGATGACGGCAGGCTCGTCTTCGGCACGTGGACCGGGTTCACCAACACGATCACCACGGCCCAGCCCTACAACGACGGGAACTGGCACCAGGTCGTCGCCACCCAGTCGTCGGCGGGCATGAAGCTCTACGTCGACGGCGTGCTCGCGGGCACCAACCCGCAGACGCAGGCGCAGGGGTACGACGGCTACTGGAAGGCCGGCGGCGACGTGACCTGGGGCTCCTCGAGCCCGTGGTTCGACGGGCTGATCGACGAGTTCGCCGTCTACGGTTCGGCCCTCGACGCAGCCACGGTCCAGTCCCACTACACGCTGGGCGTGCAGGAGGTCCCCGAGATCCCCAACGCGACGCCGACGGCCTCGTTCACGAGCGCGATCGATCACCTCGACGTCGACTTCGATGCGAGCGCCTCGGCGGACTCCGACGGCACCATCGCCGGATACGCCTGGAACTTCGGCGACGGGGCGACCGGCAGCGGCGTCACGGCGAGCCACTCGTACACGGCCGCGGGCGACTTCACCGTCTCCCTCACGGTGACCGACGACGACGGCGCCACGGCGACCAAGTCGGCCGTCGTCACGGTCACGGCGCCTCCGGTCGTCCCCGCGGCGATCGCCACCGATGACTTCGAACGGACGGTCGGCGCCGGTTGGGGCAACGCGACGACCGGCGGCGCCTGGCAGTCGACGGCGAACGCGAACTACACGGTCTCGGGCGGCAAGGGCCTGTTCCTCCACGGGGCGACCGGCTCGACGCGTCGGGCCCTGCTCGGCGGCGTCAGCGTCACCAGCTCGGTCACGCATGTGGCGGTCACGGTCGACAAGGATGTCTCGGCGGGCCAGATCGTCGCCGGCGTCGTCGGCCGGCAGGTCGGCAGCGACTTCTACCAGGGGCGCATCCGGCTCCAGCCGGGCGGATCCGTCGGCCTGCAGCTGGTGCGCGGCTCCTCCGTGATCCTCACCAACACGACCCTCGGCGGCGTCTCGTTCGCGGCGGGCGACACGTTCCTGGTCAAGGTCGCGGTCACCGGCACGAACCCGACGACGATCTCCGGGAAGATCTGGAAGGCGGGCACGACGGAGCCCGCCGCCTGGCAGTCGACCACGACCGACGCGACCGCCGGGCTCCAGGCGGCCGGGTCGATCGGCCTCGAGAGCTACATCTCGGCATCGGCGACCAACATCCCGATCTCGGTCAGGTACGACGACTTCGTCAGTCGCGCGTCCGAGTAG